A portion of the Sandaracinobacteroides saxicola genome contains these proteins:
- a CDS encoding AAA family ATPase translates to MLFSPTTSYELRPSVEYNCVVRKTPSDPQALTLGPPRQQVKAQIGSSVFALEIEIENISLRLRETMVIAGPNGVGKSALLSEIARGIGNGQSEIVETFFGSRQIQFQNEEVDQVGQNLKHFQLQLNSNVTRYRHPWGEQHLKSVVRRVLNQDSQTNSDMIDQMEKGATPQSVLGNKMRTIKAINAAFASARLPVQFCLEDGGLRARRGQATYNIDRLSDGERAALLVAGAVLIRPKDSFIVIDEPERHLNPAISGPLLSALVRVRPDLGFIFSTHDLNLLSWLQPQTIIHLRNSDLITENPEQRRYDYSVLTHTDDVPDALKFAILGTRKSLLLVEGTATSEDQALYGHLYPDWSIVANGSCEAVVSHVKAISKHRDYHWLRVAGLIDGDGRSSDETQMLAAENIYTLPVPTIENLFLHPIVLAQMTDGAHEWFGGPTGPERIAAIEAALFNIIDRAKDDIIARRVVWMAQHVAAKNMVSVRDVRKGLATQVPAVDLITLRKQAETEFGHAVSAGPMISTLQVLPIKATAVPSHVVTSLGFKSFNDYKTAVLRQIETESPRGKVIKAALQSIAPQVHS, encoded by the coding sequence ATGCTATTCTCGCCAACTACTTCTTACGAACTGCGACCATCTGTGGAATATAATTGTGTAGTTAGAAAAACGCCAAGCGACCCGCAGGCTCTGACCCTAGGCCCACCGCGCCAGCAGGTCAAGGCTCAGATCGGCTCGTCTGTTTTCGCCTTAGAGATCGAGATCGAAAACATAAGCCTCAGACTTCGAGAGACAATGGTTATTGCTGGCCCAAACGGCGTCGGAAAGTCCGCGCTTTTAAGCGAGATTGCCCGCGGCATAGGCAATGGCCAGTCAGAGATAGTGGAGACGTTTTTCGGTAGCCGGCAGATTCAATTCCAAAATGAAGAAGTAGATCAGGTAGGCCAGAATCTGAAGCATTTCCAATTGCAGCTTAACTCGAATGTCACTCGTTACCGCCACCCCTGGGGTGAGCAGCACCTGAAATCGGTCGTCAGGCGCGTGCTGAACCAGGACAGTCAGACGAACAGCGATATGATTGATCAGATGGAGAAGGGCGCCACTCCCCAATCCGTACTCGGAAACAAAATGCGGACGATCAAAGCGATCAACGCAGCTTTTGCGTCGGCGCGCCTACCCGTGCAATTTTGTTTGGAAGATGGAGGTTTACGCGCACGCCGCGGGCAGGCTACTTATAACATCGACCGCTTGTCCGACGGCGAGCGCGCCGCACTGCTGGTGGCAGGCGCTGTCCTCATCCGGCCCAAGGACAGCTTCATCGTCATCGACGAGCCGGAGCGTCACCTTAATCCCGCAATTTCTGGTCCGCTTTTGTCAGCGCTGGTTCGCGTGCGACCCGATCTCGGCTTCATCTTTTCGACGCATGACCTCAATCTGTTGAGCTGGCTTCAGCCTCAAACGATCATCCATCTTCGCAACTCCGACCTGATCACAGAAAATCCTGAGCAACGACGATACGATTATAGCGTTCTTACCCATACAGACGATGTGCCCGACGCACTCAAATTTGCTATATTAGGCACTCGGAAATCGCTATTGCTTGTAGAAGGTACGGCGACCTCCGAAGACCAAGCACTGTACGGCCATCTCTACCCAGATTGGAGTATTGTCGCCAACGGAAGTTGTGAAGCGGTAGTTTCACATGTGAAAGCGATTAGTAAGCATAGGGATTACCATTGGTTGCGGGTCGCCGGGCTTATAGACGGGGACGGCCGCAGCTCTGATGAGACGCAAATGCTAGCGGCGGAAAACATCTACACTCTACCCGTCCCCACAATTGAAAACCTATTCCTACACCCCATCGTGCTCGCCCAGATGACGGATGGAGCGCATGAATGGTTCGGCGGCCCGACCGGTCCTGAGCGGATCGCGGCCATCGAAGCCGCGCTATTCAACATCATAGACCGGGCAAAAGACGACATCATTGCGCGACGAGTAGTTTGGATGGCACAGCATGTTGCTGCTAAAAATATGGTTTCGGTCAGAGATGTGAGAAAAGGCTTGGCGACCCAAGTTCCAGCTGTTGATCTTATAACACTTCGCAAACAAGCTGAAACCGAATTTGGCCACGCAGTTAGCGCGGGACCAATGATTTCTACACTTCAGGTATTGCCTATCAAGGCTACAGCAGTTCCCAGCCATGTCGTCACTAGTCTAGGTTTTAAAAGCTTCAACGACTACAAAACGGCTGTTCTTAGACAAATAGAGACTGAATCACCAAGGGGCAAGGTGATTAAGGCCGCGCTTCAGTCGATTGCCCCTCAAGTCCATTCCTAG
- a CDS encoding sigma-70 family RNA polymerase sigma factor, producing the protein MDLALYGPKRLAVVEPERLVRNHMGLVRKIAWHVHGRVSTAIEVEELVQIGMIALIESARNFEDRGHAAFATYATVRIRGAMVDALRKQATLNRGAMRKRRALVAARESLMARLGRAPGEAELAAEMGLGVDALRAVESATVAPQGASLDEVYSDSSMHFASDDPDAFAMLADGAMRRDLAAAIAELPEREAMVLQLYFVEEMNLEEIGAVLDVGAARVCQIKKAALDKVRRTLAAWA; encoded by the coding sequence ATGGATCTGGCGCTGTACGGGCCGAAGCGGCTGGCGGTCGTGGAGCCGGAGCGGCTCGTGCGCAACCATATGGGGCTGGTGCGGAAGATCGCCTGGCATGTGCACGGGCGGGTTTCGACCGCGATCGAGGTTGAGGAGCTGGTGCAGATCGGCATGATCGCGCTGATCGAATCCGCGCGGAATTTCGAGGACCGGGGGCATGCGGCCTTCGCCACCTATGCCACCGTGCGGATCCGGGGCGCGATGGTGGACGCTCTGCGCAAGCAGGCGACGCTGAACCGCGGGGCGATGCGCAAGCGGCGCGCGCTGGTGGCGGCACGGGAATCGCTGATGGCGCGGCTGGGGCGGGCGCCGGGCGAGGCGGAGCTGGCGGCGGAGATGGGGCTGGGCGTGGACGCGCTGCGGGCGGTGGAGAGCGCGACCGTGGCGCCGCAGGGGGCGAGCCTGGACGAGGTCTATTCCGACAGCAGCATGCATTTCGCGAGTGACGACCCGGACGCCTTCGCGATGCTGGCGGATGGCGCGATGCGGCGCGACCTGGCGGCGGCGATCGCCGAGCTGCCGGAGCGGGAGGCGATGGTGCTGCAGCTGTATTTCGTGGAGGAAATGAACCTGGAGGAGATCGGCGCGGTGCTGGACGTGGGCGCGGCGCGGGTGTGCCAGATCAAGAAGGCGGCGCTGGACAAGGTGCGCCGGACGCTGGCGGCCTGGGCCTGA
- a CDS encoding ATP-dependent Clp protease proteolytic subunit: MNRDHFLADPAAALHATLGTDPSAGLVPIVIEQSSRGERSFDIFSRLLRERLIFVTGQVEDGMASLIVAQLLFLEAENPKKDIFMYINSPGGVITAGMAIHDTMKFIRPKVGTVCVGQAASMGSFLLAAGEPGMRASLANARIMVHQPSGGAQGQATDIEIQAREIIRIRAHMNSLYAKYTGKPLEVIENAMERDKFMSPDEAKDFGLIDEIYEKRPFPTESELRAA, encoded by the coding sequence ATGAACCGCGATCATTTCCTCGCCGACCCGGCCGCCGCCCTCCACGCCACCCTCGGTACCGATCCGTCCGCCGGTCTGGTGCCCATCGTCATCGAACAAAGCTCCCGCGGCGAACGCAGCTTCGACATCTTCTCCCGCCTGCTGCGCGAACGCCTGATCTTCGTGACGGGCCAGGTGGAGGACGGCATGGCCTCCCTCATCGTCGCCCAGCTGCTCTTCCTGGAGGCCGAGAACCCCAAGAAGGACATCTTCATGTACATCAACTCGCCCGGCGGCGTGATCACCGCCGGCATGGCGATCCATGATACCATGAAGTTCATCCGCCCGAAGGTCGGCACCGTCTGCGTCGGCCAGGCCGCCTCGATGGGCAGCTTCCTGCTCGCCGCCGGCGAGCCCGGCATGCGCGCCAGCCTCGCCAACGCCCGCATCATGGTGCACCAGCCCAGCGGCGGCGCCCAGGGCCAGGCCACCGACATCGAGATTCAGGCCCGCGAGATCATCCGCATCCGCGCCCACATGAACAGCCTTTACGCCAAATACACCGGCAAGCCGCTGGAAGTGATCGAAAACGCCATGGAACGCGACAAGTTCATGTCGCCCGACGAAGCCAAGGATTTCGGCCTCATCGACGAAATCTACGAAAAACGCCCCTTCCCCACGGAAAGCGAACTCCGCGCCGCCTAA